Proteins encoded together in one Anopheles darlingi chromosome 3, idAnoDarlMG_H_01, whole genome shotgun sequence window:
- the LOC125957848 gene encoding uncharacterized protein LOC125957848 isoform X1, translating into MSMQALNSQTSQRRSSLLERYQPKTGSQDPMSTSASLDVHASPSITKSTSQRSLQHSSLLQRYQPKPLGSAGGTGGGSNVGAAPNAQLPNRSSSQRSLDQSKLLKRYYHQPNSLDENQPPAGGQDGARLGDALSANANDQQRYSSQRSLENSKLLQRYNPTVNNSQEFTGLSVRESTPVARFNRGTSLEPERVQRSSLLSKYTPRFGKSLDRNQALEAAKGYGAGYGSEQHLPHQPASERPVQSLASSRTEIADYGADHFDYYRDIRSRSSSLSRGGLAGRKGVASGRGSQRKLPEPTEPVTQETLPMVSAVAEPVLGNIASALPLPMVSVVPPTPAPVQQQQQPLDASSKSPFDGKTLSVTSNQSAGVQPAPAITGPPVKPIRKDLQSGGKGPVAPAAGATLGASGIPGAAGPTANIVSIAIPTITTILAAPSVKQSVSSEPPKEPSPPLFSTRDRMDHYGSASNPDPVRASNHNLHHPQRPTTTTSQTTTNTLQLPGISDMSSRRSMTDLRNLPPTPTTKNTLANDNLDDLTEFTDRAELRKLATQRHQHPVKHGLADAFEQLAAFTIPQAIEGDDMEERIEALPPDRKLKRRDFTYHPTFVPKQNVTPATGATLTVPGTTAGPSLLDSRRSTASTQSSKQAENEEKRRQAAEEKRKRDEERRQREADKRAHDDQERQRKEEEKRRKEEEKRARDEEDRLRKEDERRLKEEEKRVKEDEKRRERDEKKRLKDEKKKTAAALKAAGKGGAPGSSTATNDAAIADTTEEEMIDLASHLDHYSVAATMQTQQLQQAQQRSTSLGRPRSGGTPYGSQGALGSSARGLSNSYQSLDRGTSGVASVNRSQSKLLQRYGPRAGSQEAISSSLGSGAGTGTGSGSAKEHHRSQGSLDFRRSNRPSLLDKYTPRPLSASTAVAAGGQQQQQQQQPMVGADPRTRSTSQRSLDSARLERSSLLQRYKPTGGDAPRRDPYEHRDHEYEPIGEPVPGSRLQPADGQQRKLSNSSFLRVPAGDEGDTVSMEELQKSIEDRFFNQPSSDAEAAGGVSSVPATGEGVEGATTGAATDEPKASKMKAAMAKAQSSGKQAMAKAQESGKQAMAKAQEGGKTLQKKLMQQTDRFKTKMSNIKLKKDGKDTAAPLASPEVVTTPELEKLDFTLAVPKDEVEQPEAEVASAAATAESPEVVAAEEEQDGATADASAKSGSKFAKLKNIHMPKIQKPDFKRPDFSKISKPKMPKLRGPDMSKFKRPEMPKFLTEKPDFGKMSEKMKLTRSKSMKEPSPSAATSAASPSDVSTLGPVDDAGGRPATKINYTDFSTYPRLFDKFKRQKSAPSGQASVRAGTPPPLEFTKTAKTTRGQGPTLVSRWTSEKSSEDAGSSRFLQYTGSELDDRETSVERRMRQELERAEFEGPELVAVTEEQKQLEEYDKENREIHLLSAARHDEFMKRKPPMERQESDLASEEEKQFWASALGQKIRQNIDMNSNDLDLLDEEERLLVAKENDEIDQEVREQAQYLLELSRQRAEKEHERRSSTPYTNQECQSSGSSSVRRRKGVLEEIDDDEFFLRQKGISKDNIQMGEYISSAIKEGLSHPKNALADMDRYDYYDEDADGLRRYYQPSFESDDVSNRQDFTDSYRTFPPDRPNRKAKGKAAATGYDEENDLDRIETEEQDDELAYYDRQRRTKYGSEQPQLLQSVATRYMDDEFEDDASLRREAGAMLAGSVVPPTPPSRRRKKRFRDVTPSDVDSFANAGGFTAVGKSISNNFIAGSLPTNVTVHRAEVPLAREESFGTIPEPAPRRSRSRSQLGSKILSNDDDMDRVSRGAESLIGGIIDAAPGARGSYPYEVSENNGYATVRKEAPPRPPAPIRRRKSTRSLDAAPPLRQFNTLPSYNYSVSPVRPQRNYSTINPNRPPRRKSVSSLTGSQQQLKPTTTQKNRDDVGQYEDVLEGPVPPQRPPPPAIQRDVANKMKDRPLPPPPRPSRKPRRPDGTDRHDLDGGAERVVSVDAEEVDTSTQTDPVSEDFGLDAEIAAVTEQAAAAAAAAATSNRLADTEQLEGALHRFRDGNTKALSDRPKSSRSGSRPETPASILIERKVSTPSLAHESVVEASLTVQPLEEFDDDQYIAELVKKYVSDEARKPEPRRTVDERRLRKSTSSLGREEEIRPVETLGTSLRTPTIRSTSRTSVDGRLSAATPEPLRNVEISPTVIEEIVERLRTTEQHHIDELHKLHQQQLEDLRQQHEAQKRLQEQRLEEQQRQLLEQQSQQLHETQQLKEQILQQQEHQKMLLAQQQNQQQQLLVAQQQQQLLMEQQEKERELQREKERELLREREQELERARERERELHLARELELQRAREVEQQRARDLEQQRIREMELQRAREQEHQRLRELEIQRAIEAEQGRQRELELQQRAAQAAASAAAAAAASQVVAKETEAAAPRNETSNDAQQQPAVEEKQQQAAEVSVDVVDGVAIATATELPPAAATATGSAAPPVRPPLPTLPQYAFHPDYLAYGIPPAAASPYLLRPSSVPSEEDGMTPLAPQRRRRHLRSKRESTSEDDQHQQREQQQRRHRHSTRSPEPSIPSLGGQLVRACGNSLRQTGDDLMAMLRASSKDENKRDLHIAIIILIVIVAGLMALGMSGEKAVHHHHWDYFSPPGHGAA; encoded by the exons ATGTCGATGCAAGCACTAAACTCACAGACGTCCCAGCGGCGATCGTCGCTGCTCGAGCGTTaccaaccgaaaaccggtTCACAGGACCCAATGTCGACGTCGGCGTCACTGGACGTGCACGCATCGCCCAGCATTACCAAATCGACAAGCCAGAGAAGTCTGCAGCACTCTTCGCTCCTGCAACGTTACCAACCGAAACCACTCGGAAGTGCTggtggcactggtggtggtagcaatgTCGGAGCGGCCCCGAACGCTCAACTACCAAACCGTTCCTCTAGCCAGCGAAGCCTGGACCAATCGAAGCTCCTAAAGCGGTACTACCATCAGCCCAACTCTCTCGATGAGAATCAACCACCAGCGGGCGGGCAGGACGGAGCGAGACTTGGTGATGCGTTGTCGGCAAATGCCAACGATCAGCAACGCTACAGCAGCCAAAGGAGTCTGGAAAACTCGAAGCTACTCCAGCGCTACAATCCGACGGTGAACAACTCGCAAGAGTTTACCGGACTGTCGGTACGCGAGAGTACACCGGTGGCCAGATTTAACCGGGGCACCAGCCTCGAACCGGAGCGTGTCCAGCGTTCGTCACTGCTGTCCAAGTACACGCCACGGTTCGGTAAATCGCTCGATCGGAACCAAGCGCTGGAAGCCGCCAAGGGCTATGGAGCGGGGTACGGTAGTGAGCAGCATCTGCCCCATCAGCCGGCTTCCGAGCGGCCGGTACAAAGTTTGGCCTCATCACGCACCGAAATCGCTGACTATGGAGCGGATCATTTCGATTACTATCGGGACATACGGAGTCGATCGTCGAGCCTTTCGCGTGGTGGTCTTGCTGGGCGAAAAGGCGTAGCATCGGGCCGTGGTTCACAGCGAAAGCTTCCGGAACCAACGGAACCGGTCACTCAGGAAACGCTACCCATGGTTAGTGCTGTGGCAGAACCGGTACTGGGTAATATTGCGTCCGCCCTGCCGCTGCCGATGGTTAGCGTTgtaccaccgacaccggcaccggtccaacagcagcagcagccgttggaCGCCAGCAGTAAGTCACCCTTCGATGGTAAGACTCTTTCGGTGACTTCAAATCAGAGTGCGGGAGTCCAGCCGGCACCGGCAATAACCGGACCACCGGTGAAGCCGATTCGTAAGGATTTGCAATCGGGAGGTAAAGGgccagtagcaccagcagcaggggcaACACTAGGAGCATCTGGAataccaggagcagcaggaccgACCGCGAACATCGTGAGTATAGCCattcccaccatcaccacgataCTCGCCGCACCATCCGTCAAGCAATCCGTATCATCCGAGCCACCGAAAGAACCCTCACCGCCATTGTTCAGCACCAGAGACCGCATGGATCATTACGGAAGCGCTTCGAACCCGGACCCGGTTCGGGCGTCCAATCACAACCTTCATCATCCacaacgaccgacgacgacgacgtcacagacgacgacgaatacgCTGCAGCTACCCGGTATAAGCGATATGAGCAGCCGCCGTAGCATGACTGACCTGAGAAACTTGCCACCAACTCCAACCACTAAAAATACCCTCGCGAATGACAATCTGGACGACCTGACCGAGTTTACCGATCGTGCGGAACTGAGGAAGCTAGCCACCCAACGGCACCAGCATCCGGTTAAGCATGGGCTAGCGGATGCGTTCGAGCAACTGGCCGCCTTCACCATCCCCCAGGCGATAGAAGGTGACGATATGGAGGAACGGATCGAAGCGTTACCCCCGGATCGGAAGCTAAAACGCCGAGACTTTACCTACCATCCAACGTTCGTACCGAAGCAAAACGTCACGCCAGCGACCGGTGCGACACTGACCGTACCCGGTACCACCGCCGGTCCCTCCCTGCTCGATAGCCGTCGCAGTACGGCCAGCACGCAGTCGAGCAAACAGGccgaaaacgaagagaaacgCCGGCAAGCAGCGGAAGAAAAGCGCAAACGTGATGAGGAGCGCCGTCAGCGCGAAGCGGATAAGCGTGCCCACGACGACCAGGAACGGCAAcgcaaggaggaggaaaagcgacgcaaggaagaggagaagcgtGCCCGGGATGAGGAAGACCGGTTGCGAAAGGAAGACGAGCGCCGgctgaaggaagaggaaaagcgaGTGAAGGAGGACGAAAAGCGTCGTGAGCGCGACGAAAAGAAGCGGCTAAaggacgaaaagaagaagacggcCGCTGCGCTGAAGGCCGCTGGCAAGGGTGGTGCTCCGGGCAGCTCAACGGCAACCAACGATGCCGCAATAGCAGACACCACCGAGGAAGAGATGATAGACTTGGCGAGCCATCTCGATCACTACAGTGTCGCGGCGACCATGCAGACGCAGCAGTTACAACAGGCACAGCAGCGCAGCACCTCGCTCGGTCGTCCTCGATCGGGTGGAACTCCTTACGGAAGTCAGGGTGCGCTGGGTTCGTCCGCACGTGGTCTATCAAACAGCTACCAAAGCCTAGACCGTGGTACAAGTGGCGTCGCTTCCGTCAACCGAAGTCAATCGAAGCTTCTCCAGCGATACGGTCCTAGGGCGGGCTCACAGGAAGCCATCAGCTCGTCGCTTGGGTctggcgctggcactggcactgggtcGGGATCGGCGAAGGAACATCATAGAAGTCAGGGAAGTCTGGACTTCCGTAGATCGAATAGACCGTCATTGTTGGATAAATATACGCCCAGGCCGTTGAGTGCGTCGACTGCCGTTGCAGctggtggtcagcagcagcagcagcagcaacaaccgatgGTTGGTGCCGATCCGCGAACTAGATCCACCAGCCAGCGTAGCCTGGACAGTGCTCGTCTGGAGCGTTCCTCGCTGTTGCAGCGCTACAAACCGACTGGTGGGGATGCTCCGAGGCGCGATCCGTACGAGCATCG TGATCACGAGTACGAGCCCATCGGAGAGCCGGTCCCCGGTTCGCGATTACAGCCAGCGGATGGACAGCAGCGTAAGCTTTCGAACTCCTCGTTCCTGCGCGTTCCGGCGGGCGATGAAGGTGATACGGTCAGCATGGAGGAGTTGCAGAAGTCGATCGAGGATCGCTTCTTTAATCAACCATCGTCGGATGCTGAGGCTGCCGGCGGCGTGTCCTCGGTGCCTGCTACCGGTGAGGGGGTTGAGGGAGCCACAACTGGTGCTGCGACCGATGAACCGAAGGCGAGCAAAATGAAGGCAGCCATGGCGAAGGCACAGAGCAGTGGCAAACAGGCGATGGCAAAGGCCCAGGAGAGCGGTAAGCAAGCCATGGCCAAGGCGCAGGAAGGTGGCAAAACGTTGCAGAAGAAGCTGATGCAGCAAACGGATCGCTTCAAGACGAAGATGTCAAACATTAAGCTCAAGAAGGATGGCAAAGACACTGCCGCTCCGCTCGCTAGCCCCGAGGTGGTTACGACGCCCGAACTGGAGAAGCTAGACTTTACGCTGGCCGTACCGAAGGATGAAGTGGAGCAGCCTGAGGCCGAGGtggcatctgctgctgctactgcggagAGTCCTGAAGTGGTGGCTGCCGAGGAGGAACAGGATGGTGCCACCGCTGATGCTAGCGCGaaatcgggcagcaaatttgCGAAGCTCAAGAACATCCACATGCCCAAGATACAGAAGCCAGACTTTAAGCGTCCTGATTTCAGCAAGATCTCCAAACCTAAAATGCCCAAGCTGCGCGGTCCGGACATGTCCAAGTTTAAGCGACCGGAAATGCCCAAATTCCTCACGGAGAAGCCAGACTTTGGCAAAATGTCTGAGAAGATGAAGCTGACGCGCAGTAAATCGATGAAGGAACCGTCACCATCTGCCGCTACCAGTGCTGCTTCACCGTCGGACGTCTCGACACTGGGACCGGTCGATGATGCAGGTGGACGACCGGCCACGAAGATCAACTATACCGACTTTAGCACGTACCCACGACTGTTCGATAAGTTTAAGCGCCAAAAGTCCGCGCCCAGTGGACAGGCTAGTGTGCGCGccggtacaccaccaccactggagtTCACCAAGACCGCCAAGACCACGCGCGGCCAGGGACCGACACTGGTGTCACGCTGGACGTCCGAAAAGTCATCGGAGGATGCTGGTAGCAGCCGGTTCCTGCAGTACACCGGTAGCGAGCTGGATGATCGAGAGACATCCGTCGAGCGCCGTATGCGCCAGGAGTTGGAGCGAGCTGAATTCGAGGGCCCAGAACTGGTGGCTGTGACcgaagagcagaagcagctcgaAGAGTACGATAAGGAGAACCGTGAGATCCACCTGCTGTCGGCAGCACGGCACGATGAGTTCATGAAGCGCAAACCACCGATGGAACGCCAGGAGTCGGATCTGGCCTCGGAAGAGGAGAAACAGTTCTGGGCTAGCGCGCTCGGCCAGAAGATTCGCCAGAACATCGACATGAACAGTAACGATCTGGATTTGCTCGACGAAGAGGaacggctgctggtggccaaggAGAACGACGAGATTGATCAGGAAGTTCGCGAGCAGGCTCAGTATCTGCTCGAGCTGAGCCGACAGCGGGCGGAGAAGGAGCACGAGCGACGCTCGTCCACACCCTACACCAACCAGGAATGCCAATCATCGGGCAGTTCCAGTGTGCGGCGCCGTAAGGGCGTACTGGAGGagatcgacgatgatgagttCTTCCTGCGCCAGAAGGGCATCTCGAAGGATAACATTCAGATGGGCGAGTACATCAGTTCGGCCATCAAGGAGGGTTTGAGCCACCCCAAGAATGCGCTGGCCGATATGGACCGGTACGATTACTACGACGAGGATGCCGATGGTTTGCGGCGATACTATCAGCCTAGCTTCGAATCGGATGACGTTTCCAATCGGCAAGACTTCACCGACAGTTACCGTACGTTCCCACCGGATCGTCCGAATCGCAAAGCGAAGGGTAAGGCTGCGGCGACCGGGTACGACGAAGAGAACGATCTGGATCGCATCGAGACCGAGGAGCAGGACGATGAGCTGGCGTACTACGATCGACAGCGCCGTACGAAGTATGGTAGCGAGCAACCGCAGCTGCTACAGTCCGTGGCCACTCGCTACATGGATGACGAGTTCGAGGACGATGCTAGCTTGCGGCGTGAGGCGGGCGCCATGTTGGCCGGTTCGGTTGTACCACCGACGCCACCATCGAGACGCCGCAAGAAGCGCTTCCGTGATGTGACGCCCTCGGACGTAGACTCATTCGCCAACGCCGGCGGGTTCACCGCCGTCGGAAAGTCCATCTCCAATAACTTCATCGCCGGATCACTCCCCACG AACGTCACTGTTCACCGTGCGGAGGTACCGCTGGCTCGGGAAGAAAGCTTCGGCACCATACCGGAACCGGCACCGAGACGTTCCCGTTCACGGTCTCAGCTCGGTTCGAAGATACTGagcaacgatgatgatatgGATCGCGTTTCGCGTGGTGCTGAGTCACTGATCGGTGGCATCATCGATGCTGCACCAGGTGCCAGAGGATCATATCCGTACGAAGTTTCCGAAAACAACGG CTATGCCACCGTACGTAAGGAAGCTCCACCgaggccaccggcaccgatacGGCGCCGTAAGTCAACCCGGTCACTCGATGCAGCACCACCGTTGCGGCAGTTCAATACGCTGCCCAGCTACAACTACTCGGTGTCCCCCGTTCGGCCACAGCGTAACTATAGCACCATCAACCCGAACCGTCCACCACGTAGGAAGTCTGTCTCCAGTCTTACcggcagtcagcagcagct GaaaccgaccaccacccaGAAGAACCGGGATGATGTAGGCCAGTATGAGGATGTGTTGGAAGGACCGGTGCCACCACAgcgtcctccaccaccagcgataCAGCGGGACGTAGCGAACAAGATGAAAGACCGgccgttaccaccaccaccgcgtccATCGCGCAAACCGCGGCGTCCCGATGGTACGGATCGTCACGatctcgatggtggtgccgagcGTGTCGTCTCGGTCGACGCCGAGGAAGTGGATACGTCCACCCAGACCGATCCAGTTTCGGAAGACTTTGGCCTGGACGCTGAGATAGCGGCTGTTACGGaacaagcggcagcagcggcggcggcggctgcaacGTCAAACCGTTTAGCCGATACGGAACAGCTCGAGGGAGCCCTGCATCGGTTCCGGGACGGTAACACCAAGGCACTGTCCGATCGGCCCAAGTCTTCGCGCTCCGGCAGCCGCCCAGAAACGCCGGCTTCGATTCTGATCGAACGCAAGGTATCGACACCATCGTTGGCCCACGAGTCCGTCGTCGAGGCATCGCTGACCGTGCAACCGCTCGAGGAGTTTGACGATGATCAGTACATAGCGGAGCTGGTGAAGAAGTATGTCTCGGATGAGGCACGCAAACCCGAACCAAGGCGAACGGTAGATGAGCGACGCTTGCGCAAGAGTACGAGCAGCCTCGGACGGGAGGAAGAGATCCGCCCGGTGGAGACGCTCGGTACTTCACTGCGTACCCCGACGATCCGTTCGACGAGTCGCACATCTGTCGATGGTCGACTGTCGGCCGCCACGCCCGAACCACTGCGCAACGTTGAGATTTCGCCCACGGTTATTGAGGAAATCGTCGAGCGACTGCGCACGACCGAACAGCACCACATCGACGAGCTGCACAagttgcaccagcagcagctcgaggaTTTGCGCCAACAGCACGAGGCACAGAAACGGCTGCAGGAGCAACGGCTGGAGGAACAGCAGCGTCAGCTGCTAGAACAGCAAAGCCAACAGCTACACGAAACGCAGCAGCTCAAGGAACAgattctgcagcagcaggaacaccagaagatgctgctggctcagcaacagaaccaacagcaacagctgctggtcgcacagcagcagcagcaactgctgaTGGAACAACAGGAGAAGGAGCGTGAGTTGCAGCGTGAAAAGGAACGCGAACTGCTACGGGAGCGTGAGCAGGAGCTGGAACGCGCCCGGGAGCGCGAACGGGAGCTGCATCTGGCCCGTGAGCTAGAACTGCAGCGTGCCCGTGAAGTGGAACAGCAACGAGCTCGAGATCTCGAACAGCAAAGGATACGCGAGATGGAGCTGCAGAGGGCACGCGAACAGGAACACCAGCGATTGCGTGAGCTCGAGATTCAGCGCGCGATCGAAGCAGAACAGGGCCGTCAGCGAGAGCTGGAGCTGCAGCAAAGGGCTGCACAGGcagcagcctcagcagcagcagcagcagcagcatctcaggTCGTTGCCAAGGAAACGGAAGCTGCGGCACCGCGGAATGAAACGTCAAACGatgctcagcagcagccagcagtggaagaaaagcagcagcaggctgcgGAGGTCTCAGTAGATGTAGTAGATGGTGTTGCGATTGCTACCGCGACTgagctaccaccagcagcggcaactGCGACAGGATCCGCAGCCCCGCCAGTGCGACCACCTCTACCAACACTGCCACAATACGCTTTCCATCCCGATTACCTAGCCTACGGTATTCCTCCCGCAGCCGCCTCACCATACCTACTGCGACCGAGCAGTGTGCCATCGGAGGAGGACGGTATGACCCCGTTGGCCCCACAACGCCGCCGACGTCATCTTCGTTCGAAGCGTGAATCCACCTCGGAGGacgatcagcatcaacagcgtgaacagcaacagcgccgcCATCGACACAGCACCCGTTCGCCCGAACCCTCGATCCCATCGCTCGGTGGCCAGCTGGTGCGGGCCTGTGGTAACTCGTTACGCCAAACCGGTGATGATCTGATGGCGATGCTGCGGGCTAGCAGCAAGGATGAGAACAAGCGCGATCTACatatcgccatcatcattctgatcgtgatcgtggccgGCCTGATGGCGCTCGGTATGAGCGGCGAGAAGGcggttcaccatcaccattggGATTACTTCAGTCCACCGGGCCATGGTGCTGCTTAG